The Nomascus leucogenys isolate Asia chromosome 4, Asia_NLE_v1, whole genome shotgun sequence genome includes the window ctgtctttggttctgtttatatgctggattacatttattgatttgcatatgttgaaccagccttgcatcccagggatgaagcccacttgatcatggtggataagctttttgatgtgctactggattcggtttgccagtattttattgaggatttttgcatcaatgttcatcaaggatattggtcggaaattctcttttttggttatgtctctgccaggctttggtatcaggatgattctggcctcataaaatgtgttagggaggattccctctttttctattgattggaataatttcagaaggaatggtaccagttcctccttgtacctctgttagaatttggctgtgaatccatcaggtcttggactctttttggttggtaagctattgattattgccacaatttcagaacctgttattggtctattcagagattcaacttcttcctggtttagtattgggagggtgtatttgttgaggaatttatccatttcttctaggttttctagtttatttgcatagaggtgtttgtagtattctctgatggtagattgtgtttctgtgggataggtggtgatatcccctttatcatttttcattgcatctatttgattcttctctcttttcttctttattagtcttactagtggtctatcaatttcgttgatcttttcaaaaatccagctcctggattcattaattttttgaagagctttttgtgtctctatttccttcagttctgctctgattttagttatttcttgccttctgctagcttttgaatgtgtttgctcttgcttttctagttcttttaattgtgatgttagggtgtcaattctggatctttcctgctttctcttgtgggcatttagtgctataaatttccctctacacactgctttgaatgtgtcccagagattctggtatgttgtgtctttgttctcgttggtttcaaagaacatctttatttctgccttcatttcgttatgtacccagtagtcattcaggagcagcttgttcaatttccatgtagttgagcagttttgagtgagtttcttaatactgagttctagtttgattgctctgtggtctgagagacagtttgttataatttctgttcttttacatttgctgaggagagcgttacttccaagtatgtggtcaattttggaataggtatggtgtgctgctgaaaaaaatgtatattctgtggatttgaggtggagagttctgtagatgtctattaggtcagcttggtgcagagctgagttcaattcctgggtatccttgtcaACCTTCTGACTCGTTGATCTatgtaatgttgacagtggggtgttaaaatctcccattattattgtgtgggagcctaagtctcttcgtaggtcactcaggacttgctttatgaatctaggtgctcctgtattgggtgcatatatatttaggaaagttagctcttcttgctgaattgatccctttaccattatgtaatggccttctttgtctcttttgatctttgttggtttaaagtctatttacCTGGCTAACttcttagtattttttgtagagacagggttttttccatgttgcccaggctcgtctcaaactcctgggctctagcattcctcccgccttggactcccaaagtggtgggactacagatttgagccacaacacctggccttcTGAATTTTTAACTTGAAAGTGGGATAGAACTTCTCACATAAATTTACTAATCTCatttgaaagtatattttaattagtttttgcttttatatatttttatcattgtcttcagattttaacatttgtttattGTATAACTGTACTAGGTACAATTTTATTAATGGCCCAAATATTACTGCTCCCTCCTGTACTTATACCTGTCTCCTAGTTGTGCAATTAACCACTAATCTAGGCCTTGCTGTAAAAGCATTATGCACATATAATTAAGGTCTAATATCAGTTGACTTTAGGGTAATTATTCATGTGGACCTGACCTAATCATATGAGTCCTTAAATCTAGGTACAGTGgtcagagataaaaaaaaaaaaaatcagatttaaagTGAGGGATATGGAAGAGGGGAGAGGGCATGGGAATGCAATTAGCTTCTAAGAGCTAAGATTTGGCCTCAGCTGACATCCAGCTAAGAAATTGGACCTGtgcaagagattgagaccatcatgaccaacatggtgaaaccctgtctctactaaaaatacaaaagttagctgggtgtggtggtgtgtgcctgtaatcccagctactctggaggctgaggcaggagaatcacttgaaccagggagtagGAGGTAGCAgagagcctagattgtgccactgcactccaccttggcgacagagggagactctgtctcaaaagaaagaaaagaaaagaaatttgaccTGTCTTACAATCTCAAGAAGCTAAGAAATTAGACTCTGCCAACAATGTAACTGACCCTAGCTATAATCAGATATTCTTCCCCAGAGTCTCCAGACAAGAACTTggcccagctgacaccttgatttcagcctctGAGACTCTAAACAGGGAGCCTACCATCCTGTGCCAAATTTATGACCTAGAGAAACTGTGGGATGATAAAtgtatgttttcttaaattgCTAAGTTTATAGTCATTTGTTATGCTGAGTTAGAAAGGCAATGCAATCACTTAAAAGGCATTGAATTTACCATTACCATTGTGGATATAGAGTTGATCTACACCTTTTGTTAGAAAAGCTCTCTTTATCTGGGAATGTATGGATGCCTAGATTTTTACTACTGGTGAAGATAAGATCAGTGGACTTTATGATATTCTGTATAAGGTCTAAAACAACTCTGGAACCTCAGTCACTTTCTTTTTAGATGGTTTGTGACTGCTCTAATGAGTTTGACAACCTGACTTGATTAAATGACAACAGAAATCATACTCCACCTCAATTCCCTTTACTCTCTGACCTCTCCAGAAATCCAGATTCTTTCCACAGTTCATCTGATGTTATTAATAAGCAAGAATGTAATTTCGTGTATGGGAAAGAAAGGGCCCTGGGAACTACTTCTTGCTGAGTACTCTAAGACATTCAATGCATGCCTgcagttttccttttctcataaACCATATTTTTTTActccatttgtttttttgtttgtttggtttggttttgagatgggatcttgctgtgtcacccaggctggagtgcactggtatgatCACAGCCTATTGTAGACTCaaacccccaggctcaagcaatccttctgcctctacctcccaagcagctgggaccacaggcacatgtcaaCATGCcagcttattttaattttttagtggagacagagtttcactatattgcccacaCTGCTCTCAAATTCTTGGTCTCAATTGCTCATCctggccttggtctcccaaagtgctaggtttatatgtgtaagccaccatgcctgacctttgactttaaataaaatccttttttgAGTACATTCTGTATAATCTAGTGAATcctttcaaatattcaaattagagaaaacaagataaatgtatttattttctttaggttTAATAATGATACATAGATAGGAAATATTTGATCAATGATTTGACAATATTTAGAGATATATGTTTTCTTAATTGGGCTGATATGGTGGGATATCAAAAAATTAACTTACTGGCCAGGttcaatggctcacgcctgtaataccagcattttgggaggctaaggagggcagatcacttgaggtcaggagttcaagaccagtctggccaacatagtgaaaccccgtttcctataaaaatataaaaattagttgggcatggtggcacgtgactgtaatctcagctacttgagaggctgaggtgggagaattgtttgaaccctggagatggaggttgcagtgagctgagattgggccactgcactccagcctgggcaaaagagcaagactttatctcaaaaaaaaagaaagaaaattaacttaCCTATTGTATTGTCATTAAGTATAAATAGATTcatgttatctttattttattagcCTTATTAAGTGCTTTaagttccatttttttaaatgattaaatttttgctatttttttactttgttattttgGAATTTGTTTAAATTATCATTGTCAGTAAGTATATGAACAAAAATTTATACATACCTTTTTGTATTAAAAAGGACAAAGGCTCACTTTATAAATATACCACTTATATGGCTTCTGATAATatgcaaattcatttttatatatttcatttattaaagaCTGAAAAATCATTTGTCAATagttatgtaaatttttattgtgCTTATCATCTATTTGATTTGCTAAATATTAGTAAGAATCTGGTCATCAATTcaatatttgttcatatttttctctttccttttttctagaTTGTTCCATTGACCATCATTTAAGGCTCACTATtagtcatttgtttttaattatgcccacttttattattttaaatttgtctcTCTCTGATATCATTAAATGACTTTCAGTTATTCTTTGAAAGAATGTCCCTAAATGCCATATGTTTTCATTCCTGTTAGATcaaaagatatttactttttctttcaaaattcaaaCATGATTTGGTTGATATAAAAAATTTACCTACTTGATGGGAAATATTCTTTAAGACATTtagtagaaataaaaagagaaatgcaaatattttctttgtaatatagttttatattttcataataacaaAACATATTATTTCTTGTGATCTAGCTTTATATTCCCCATGTAGtaaatataaattgtaaattaaagtataataaaacagaaatcttcTGAATTCTTGCCAGTATGAGGAAGCCAATATTCTCTTCTAATGCACATCCCCCTGGACACTGCTAATATGCAAACAACCCATTCCTAACATGCACATGTAAAATGCTATATGAAATTatagttgctattattattggTTTTACAAAAatgatgttatattttttaagtacatATGCATTCTTTCTTACATATTAGGGAAGTAGGAATTTCTTCAATTGAGAGGTTCTGAGACATTATCTTGAGTGGTTGTGCATTACTGTAAGGTAAAGATGTACTCCAGTGTCTTCATATACTCTGAGACTGACTTCCCTTTACTCCTAAATTTGTTTTGCATCATTAAAACAAAGTTCAttataaaagtttttgaaaaaacaCGTTTGTAATAACTATTGAAAATATATTACCTCTACAAGATCGAATTTCATTGATTTAGCTTGTaaagtaagaaatatatatatatgtaaaacaaaagcCAATTTACTGCCCAAAATGCATGCAACAATTGAAGGGTAGGGTGGAATGGCATATCAGCTGAATCAGCTGAGGCAAGGTGGAATACAGAATTCATTCCAGATATTCGAATAAAAGAACTTAAATAAGAGGACAATTTGTGTGATATATTATTTCCCCTGGTTTATCTTAACAGCTTACTgcaaattgggtggcttaaggCAATAGTAGATTAGTCATTCATCAGTTTTCTATGCTTCTCCAAAATCACAACGTTGGCAGGAACTCACTTCCTTCAGAGGCTTTAAGGATGATTCATTCCTTGCGCCTTTTTGTTTTGGTGAATCTTGACCATCTTTGGTTTGTGATTGAAtcattccagtctctgccttcacGTTTACATGATgttcttctctgtttctctgcGCCTTTTTTCCCCTCAAACTTCTGCCTCTTTGTCTTTTATAATAACACTTGTCATTGGACTTTATATGCAATCTAAATCATGGTACTTTCGTTTAAAATCTTTCGCTTCACTATAGCTGAaagactttctttttctaaataagatTAAATTTGAAGGTTCTAGTTGGAGATTTCTAATTTGAGGGTCCAGCATTCAACCCAAAACACATAGGTAAGGCTAGTTTAGGATGAAAACTAAATATtaacaaagcaagacctgaaGCTACAAGGAGAGAAAATGTTATCAGAGAAGAGTAAGATGTAAGCAGTTAGAGGAATAAACATTCTCAGgatatttagatttaaaaatatatggacaAAGATACGAGAAACAAGTAGggtaaaatgcaaagaaaatccCATATCCTTTGTTTCCACCATCTTAGCTATTTTTGGTGTTTCTAATCAGTTAAATCCAAACCCAAGGCTCAGAGAAAGGCAGTAAATACATCTGAAGGAATGGGAAGGTGAAAGAAGATGTATTACAGAGCACGATCCTAACCCCTAATTATATGACTCActcagttatttttcattttattgctcaGGTGGTCTTTTAATCAATAGTTAACCATTGATCAAAATGAGATCTTGGCACCTGAGTTAAATTGTGCTCCAATTACACGGTAGCACATAACTATATTCTGTGAATAAAATACCCCTTGACATAATGTATGTTTGTATTTATGATTTCAGTACTCATTATTGAATACCATAGGAACAAAGCTAAAAAAATTTCATTGAAGCCACATGACAAATCTGTAGAGgaattatttctgtaatttcaaGTCTTTGTCTCATGTTAATAACTTAGCTAGTAATTTTCTCAATGCCACCATGATATCTTTGTTCCTCAGAGTATATATAATGGGATTCAAAGTTGGAATCAGAATGGTGTAGAAAAGAGAAATCAGTTTCCCCATCCTTTGAAACTGATGTGGTTTGGGCTGTAAATAAGTGATAGTACCTGCTCCAAAGAATAAGATTACAACTATTAGGTGAGATGAGCAGGTGGAGAAGGCTTTAGCCCTTCCTCTGGCTGATGACAATTTCAAAATGTTGGAGATAATTTTGCCATAAGAGACAACAATCAACAGAAATGGCACCATGATAAACACCACTGCCACTACATGGACTGTTATCTCATTCACAAATATGTTTCCACAAGCAAGCTTGAGTACTGGTGGGATGTCACAAAAGAAATGATTAATTGTGTTAGTTCCGCAAAAGCACAGAAGGAAAATTTGGCATGTTTCCCCAATTACTACAGGAATTGTGATGATCCAGGAAGCTATTATCAGCTGAATGCAGACTTTGTGGTTCATCACTAGAGGATACTGCAAAGGCTTACAAATAGCCACATAGCGGTCATAGGCCATCACTGTCAGAAGGAGACACTCTGTGCCTCcaagcataagaaaaaaacacatttgtgtagcacaagcaaacaaagaaatatttcctttctgaGTCCAAAGGTCCATGAGCATTCTTGGGATAATGATTGTTACATAACAGatttccaaaagggaaaaattgctaagaaaaaaatacatgggaGTCTGGAGAGTGGGGTCAATTTTTGTTATTAGTATTATGATGCCATTGCACATCAGGATAGTCAAATATATCagtaaaaatataccaaaaagcATCCAGTGGAGATTGGGAATTTCAGAAAACCCCAAAAGAACAAATTCCATTATTGTAGTCACATTtggttttttctcttttagtttgcTCCCCATCTGCAGATATAGTAAATTCAAGACAgttaattcattcatattttgaGCAATATTTTCCTCTTGAGTTAACTAAACGAGATACAGAAATATACTTACATAAGCTCTTAAGTCATTTTCACCAGTACTTGCTCTGTTTCTAGATAATAAACTGATTTAGCATTAAAATCAATTTAAGAAATGAAAccttaatgtattttattatactagGATATAATGTAACCAGAGGCATTGAGAAGCAGGCATTGTTGTTTAGAAAATATTGTGGAGAAATAGCATCTTATTATTTCACACTTAAGAGTAGAGTTATAGTGTAGGCTTTTACTGTTTCATCTGagaatgtcatttttctttgtattggtAGTCATATTCCAgtttttttattcaaaatgttgCCCTTTAATATTATGATTAATTCTTactcaaaatgaattttaaagttttccttttatgCACCAGTGAGAATCAATTCTCTTAAACAACTTCTTGGTTACTGAGAGACTAACTACATGCGTTATTGTTGCTCTGCTTCATGTCTCTCTCCTATTATTTATGCTAAATGTAAAAACACTAATACCAGTAGGCAGTTTATTGACTTTCTCTGTTAGTGCCCTGAATACAGTGAATGCTAAATAGTAATTAAATTATAACTTAATCAAGATATAGAAAttcatcacaattttttttacatttttttatctaAGTGAAATTCTCCATTGTCATATAACCAAATACAATTCCTTTCAACCAAATACAATTCTTCTCTCTATTTTCCCTTCATCTTGTTGCCTTATTAAAGTAAAACTCTTTGATTAAACCCAGCTAACATTTACTCTGGCCATCTAAGTGGCCAGAGCATATAAATGGgatcaaaaaattaaacaaaacaaaacaaaaacacactgtCTTGCTTTACTTCACATCAATGTCATCCAATATGAAGAAATTACTGCTTGTCAATTCCCATTACACTTGCTTAATGTTTGTTTTCCAACTTTctaaacaaattctttttttctgtgtcttcaaaTCTATACCCGCTACACCTATACCCATTTTAGCCCGATCAGCCGATGCGTTTGACTTAATACATTGATAAATGAAAGTGATCAGACAAATATTATCtcatatttatacatttctatTAGTAGTAGTTTTCAAAATTAccttaaatgattttttattattaatgtaattttaCCATTATCAGAcatctaattttatttaacttgagctacataatttatatattgaataatTAATTTTCAGATAAAGGTCTCAAATTTTcatgcttttctgttttattagttGCATTTCTATCCACAAACTTATAactattcttaaataaaataatctatcaaCCCAGTTATGGCTTACCTTTAGGGATTTGGATGAAGCTGTCTGTACAAACTTTTGaagctcttctctttctcaggAACTGTAATTTTGCAATATGCTTGCTTGTTTCAAATAGCAACAGCTCTTAAATAGGAATAGTCAGACTCACCCTGGGGTATGTCT containing:
- the LOC100596790 gene encoding olfactory receptor 10AG1 → MGSKLKEKKPNVTTIMEFVLLGFSEIPNLHWMLFGIFLLIYLTILMCNGIIILITKIDPTLQTPMYFFLSNFSLLEICYVTIIIPRMLMDLWTQKGNISLFACATQMCFFLMLGGTECLLLTVMAYDRYVAICKPLQYPLVMNHKVCIQLIIASWIITIPVVIGETCQIFLLCFCGTNTINHFFCDIPPVLKLACGNIFVNEITVHVVAVVFIMVPFLLIVVSYGKIISNILKLSSARGRAKAFSTCSSHLIVVILFFGAGTITYLQPKPHQFQRMGKLISLFYTILIPTLNPIIYTLRNKDIMVALRKLLAKLLT